A region from the Mycolicibacterium litorale genome encodes:
- a CDS encoding DUF3040 domain-containing protein: protein MPLSDHEQRMLDQIESALYAEDPKFASSVRGGTLRAPSARRRLQGAALFVLGLAMLVSGVAFKATMIGSFPILSVIGFIVMFGGVVYAITGPRVAGGRDRSAPPVGGSRQKRSKGSGGSFTSRMEDRFRRRFDE, encoded by the coding sequence ATGCCACTCTCCGATCATGAGCAGCGCATGCTCGATCAGATCGAGAGCGCGCTCTATGCCGAGGATCCCAAATTCGCGTCGAGTGTGCGCGGTGGGACTCTGCGAGCGCCGTCGGCCCGCCGCCGGCTCCAGGGTGCGGCCCTGTTCGTGCTCGGCCTGGCGATGCTGGTCTCCGGTGTCGCGTTCAAGGCGACGATGATCGGAAGCTTCCCGATCCTCTCGGTGATCGGTTTCATCGTGATGTTCGGTGGCGTCGTCTACGCGATCACCGGCCCGCGGGTGGCCGGCGGCCGCGACCGCTCGGCACCGCCGGTGGGCGGGTCGCGGCAGAAGCGCTCCAAGGGTTCGGGTGGCTCGTTCACCAGCCGTATGGAGGACCGGTTCCGCCGGCGCTTCGACGAATAG
- the mraZ gene encoding division/cell wall cluster transcriptional repressor MraZ — MFLGTYTPKLDDKGRLTLPAKFRDALAGGLMVTKSQDHSLAVYPRAEFEKLARRASQASRSNPEARAFLRNLAAATDEQHPDAQGRITLSADHRRYANLSKECVVIGSVDYLEIWDAAAWQEYQQAHEENFSAATDETLRDII; from the coding sequence ATGTTTCTGGGCACCTACACGCCGAAGCTCGATGACAAAGGGCGGCTCACACTGCCCGCCAAGTTCCGCGACGCACTGGCAGGAGGGTTGATGGTCACCAAGAGCCAGGACCACAGCCTCGCCGTCTACCCGCGCGCGGAGTTCGAGAAATTGGCCCGTCGGGCCTCGCAGGCGTCGCGGAGCAATCCGGAAGCGCGCGCCTTCCTGCGAAATCTGGCGGCCGCGACCGACGAACAGCATCCCGACGCCCAGGGCCGGATCACGCTGTCGGCCGACCACCGCCGCTACGCGAACCTGTCGAAGGAATGCGTGGTGATCGGCTCGGTCGACTACCTCGAGATCTGGGACGCCGCGGCGTGGCAGGAGTACCAGCAGGCCCACGAAGAGAACTTCTCCGCGGCGACTGATGAAACTCTGCGCGACATCATCTGA
- a CDS encoding LppM family (lipo)protein — translation MSAVHARRHRTRLVAWVLLLMMLPMVVGCVRVRASITVSPDDRVSGQIVAAAKPRGPDDKGPQLLNNLPFATKVAVSDYNRDDYVGSQAVFSDLTFAELPQLANMNRDAAGVDISLRRAGDLVILEGRVDLTSVSDPQADVSLSVAFPGEVTSTNGDQVSAEVVEWKLNPGVVSTLSAQARYTDPSARSFTTAAIWLTVATLVVAGIIGGLAWTSRDRSPTLADPIPTDDERGAR, via the coding sequence ATGAGCGCCGTGCACGCCCGCCGACACCGCACCCGCCTCGTGGCCTGGGTGTTGCTGCTGATGATGCTGCCCATGGTGGTGGGCTGTGTACGGGTCCGGGCTTCGATCACGGTCTCCCCCGACGACCGGGTGTCCGGCCAGATCGTCGCCGCGGCCAAACCCCGCGGACCCGACGACAAGGGTCCGCAGCTGCTGAACAACCTGCCCTTCGCCACCAAGGTCGCGGTCTCGGACTACAACCGCGACGACTACGTGGGCTCGCAGGCCGTGTTCTCCGATCTCACCTTCGCCGAACTGCCGCAGCTGGCCAACATGAACCGGGACGCCGCAGGCGTCGACATCTCCCTGCGTCGCGCCGGCGATCTGGTGATCCTCGAAGGTCGCGTCGACCTCACGTCGGTGAGCGACCCGCAGGCCGACGTGTCGCTGTCGGTGGCCTTCCCCGGCGAGGTGACCTCCACCAACGGCGATCAGGTCAGCGCCGAGGTGGTGGAGTGGAAGCTCAATCCCGGTGTGGTGTCCACCCTCAGCGCCCAGGCGCGCTACACCGACCCCAGCGCGCGGTCGTTCACCACCGCGGCGATCTGGCTCACCGTGGCGACACTGGTGGTGGCCGGGATCATCGGCGGGCTCGCATGGACCAGCCGGGACCGCTCACCGACGCTGGCCGACCCGATTCCGACCGATGACGAAAGGGGCGCCCGCTGA
- a CDS encoding GNAT family N-acetyltransferase, whose product MAPHLIDLSPTDMERRLGEALGIYVDAMRYPRGTEEQRASMWIEHTRRHGWKAVAAVDTPAERPDTPHDDGGAPLLGVAYGYCGAPDQWWQQQVVAGLKRIGADQADIDALMNSYFELTELHIAPHAQGRGLGEALARRLLSGRDEKHVLLSTPEINGEANRAWRLYRRLGFTDVIRGYHFAGDPRAFAILGRALPL is encoded by the coding sequence TTGGCGCCTCATCTCATCGATCTGTCGCCGACCGACATGGAGCGCCGACTCGGCGAAGCGCTCGGCATCTACGTCGACGCGATGCGCTATCCCCGCGGCACGGAGGAACAGCGCGCATCGATGTGGATCGAGCACACCCGCCGGCACGGCTGGAAGGCGGTCGCGGCGGTCGACACACCGGCCGAGCGGCCCGACACGCCGCACGACGACGGTGGTGCGCCGCTTCTCGGGGTGGCCTACGGCTACTGCGGCGCCCCGGATCAGTGGTGGCAGCAGCAGGTGGTGGCCGGCCTCAAACGGATCGGCGCCGACCAAGCCGACATCGACGCGTTGATGAACAGCTACTTCGAGCTGACCGAACTGCACATCGCACCGCACGCCCAGGGCCGCGGCCTGGGCGAGGCGCTGGCCCGCCGGCTGCTGAGCGGCCGCGACGAGAAGCACGTCCTGCTCTCGACACCCGAGATCAACGGGGAGGCCAACCGGGCCTGGCGGCTCTACCGGCGGCTCGGGTTCACCGACGTGATCCGCGGCTACCACTTCGCCGGGGACCCCAGGGCGTTCGCGATCCTGGGCCGCGCACTGCCGCTGTAG
- a CDS encoding peptidoglycan D,D-transpeptidase FtsI family protein, giving the protein MSPRRDPQGGAPRRTRGPKASPQGRSAKARRTRKAVASETGLSSSSFVFRHRAGMAVIFTLLLIAGAQLFNLQVPRAEGLRAEAAGQLKVTDVQKAVRGSIVDRNEDKLAFTIEARALTFQPVKVRKQLEEARAKSEEAPEPKRRLAEIADEVAARLNNKPDAKTVLRKLNSNETFVYLARAVDPVVSDAITEKFPEVGSERQDIRQYPGGALAANIVGGIDWDGHGLLGLEDSLDAVLAGTDGSVTYDRGSDGVVIPGSYRNRHDAVDGSTVQLTIDDDIQFYVQQQVQMAKDASGAKNVSAVVLDAKTAEVLAMSNDNTFDPSQDIGRQENRQIGNLPVSSPFEPGSVNKIVTAAAAIEYGLTNPDEVLQVPGSIHMGGVTVNDAWNHGTMPYTTTGVFGKSSNVGTLMLAERVGQERFAEMLKKFGLGQRTGVGLPGESAGLVPPIHQWSGSSFSNLPIGQGLSMTLLQMAGMYQAIANDGVRVPPRILKATIAPDGTRTEEERPEGVRVVSPQTARTVRNMFRSVVQRDPMGEQQGTGPAAAVEGYQIAGKTGTAQQINPACGCYFSDVYWITFAGMATVDDPRYVIGIMMDAPHRAADGSPGSSAAPLFHNIASWLLQRENVPLSPPGTPLTLQAT; this is encoded by the coding sequence ATGAGCCCGCGTCGCGATCCCCAGGGTGGGGCGCCCCGGCGCACCCGCGGCCCGAAGGCGTCCCCGCAGGGCCGTTCGGCCAAGGCGCGCCGCACCCGCAAGGCCGTGGCGAGTGAAACCGGGCTCAGCAGTTCGTCGTTCGTCTTCCGGCACCGCGCCGGTATGGCGGTGATCTTCACGCTGCTGTTGATCGCGGGGGCACAGCTGTTCAACCTGCAGGTCCCGCGCGCGGAGGGGCTGCGCGCCGAGGCGGCCGGGCAGCTCAAGGTCACCGATGTGCAGAAGGCGGTGCGCGGCAGCATCGTCGACCGCAACGAGGACAAGCTGGCGTTCACGATCGAGGCACGGGCGCTGACGTTCCAGCCCGTCAAGGTCCGCAAGCAGCTCGAGGAGGCGCGCGCCAAGTCGGAGGAGGCCCCCGAGCCGAAACGCCGGCTCGCCGAGATCGCCGACGAGGTCGCCGCGCGGCTGAACAACAAGCCGGACGCGAAAACCGTACTGCGCAAACTCAACAGCAACGAGACGTTCGTCTACCTCGCGCGCGCGGTCGACCCGGTCGTGTCCGATGCGATCACCGAGAAGTTCCCGGAGGTGGGCTCGGAGCGCCAGGACATCCGGCAGTACCCGGGCGGCGCGCTGGCGGCCAACATCGTCGGCGGTATCGACTGGGACGGTCACGGGCTGCTCGGGCTCGAGGACTCCCTCGACGCGGTGCTGGCCGGTACCGACGGATCGGTCACCTACGACCGGGGCTCCGACGGTGTGGTGATCCCCGGCAGCTACCGCAACCGCCACGACGCCGTCGACGGTTCGACGGTGCAGCTGACCATCGACGACGACATCCAGTTCTACGTCCAGCAGCAGGTACAGATGGCCAAGGACGCCTCCGGCGCCAAGAACGTCTCCGCCGTCGTGCTCGACGCGAAAACCGCTGAGGTGCTGGCGATGTCGAACGACAACACCTTCGACCCCAGCCAGGACATCGGGCGGCAGGAGAATCGTCAGATCGGCAACCTCCCGGTCTCGTCGCCGTTCGAACCGGGTTCGGTCAACAAGATCGTCACCGCCGCCGCGGCGATCGAGTACGGCCTGACCAACCCCGACGAGGTGCTGCAGGTACCCGGGTCCATCCACATGGGCGGCGTCACCGTCAACGACGCGTGGAACCACGGCACGATGCCCTACACCACCACCGGGGTGTTCGGGAAGTCGTCGAACGTCGGCACGCTGATGCTCGCCGAGCGGGTCGGCCAGGAACGGTTCGCCGAGATGCTCAAGAAGTTCGGCCTGGGCCAGCGCACCGGCGTCGGTCTGCCCGGCGAGAGCGCGGGCCTGGTGCCGCCGATCCACCAGTGGTCGGGTAGCTCGTTCTCGAACCTGCCCATCGGACAGGGGCTTTCGATGACGCTGCTGCAGATGGCCGGGATGTACCAGGCCATCGCCAACGACGGGGTGCGGGTTCCGCCGCGCATCCTGAAGGCCACCATCGCCCCCGACGGCACCCGCACCGAGGAGGAGCGGCCCGAAGGCGTGCGGGTGGTCTCGCCGCAGACCGCGCGCACCGTGCGCAACATGTTCCGCTCCGTCGTGCAGCGCGACCCGATGGGGGAGCAGCAGGGCACCGGGCCGGCCGCCGCCGTCGAGGGTTACCAGATCGCCGGCAAGACCGGGACCGCCCAGCAGATCAACCCCGCGTGCGGCTGCTACTTCAGCGACGTCTACTGGATCACCTTCGCCGGGATGGCCACCGTCGACGACCCGCGCTACGTCATCGGCATCATGATGGACGCCCCGCACCGCGCCGCCGACGGTTCGCCCGGGTCCTCGGCCGCCCCGCTGTTCCACAACATCGCCTCGTGGCTGCTGCAGCGGGAGAACGTGCCGCTGTCCCCGCCGGGCACGCCGCTGACGCTGCAGGCGACCTGA
- the idsA2 gene encoding bifunctional (2E,6E)-farnesyl/geranyl diphosphate synthase yields the protein MDATAPSAAELAEAVTEQLREYLAARRRDAAYIGSDYAELTAALEEFVLRGGKRLRPAFAYWGWRAVADRPADSGVLLLFAALELLHACALVHDDVIDASATRRGLPTVHRLFADRHAEHHWHGSSEQFGLSAAILLGDLSLVWADDIVASVDVPRDAQRRVQRVWADIRTEVLGGQFLDIFAEASGAVSVASAMKVNTYKTASYTVSRPLQLGAAAAADRPDVQEIFHRLGTDIGVAFQLRDDVLGVFGDPAVTGKPSGDDLRSGKRTVLLAEAVELADKTDPQGAALLRSSIGTDLSDAQVRELCLVIESVGALAAVEQRIELLTRESLELLAAAPIAPQAKTGLTELARLAANRSA from the coding sequence GTGGACGCAACGGCTCCGTCAGCCGCCGAGTTGGCGGAAGCCGTCACCGAGCAGCTGCGGGAGTACCTCGCCGCCCGCCGCCGCGATGCCGCCTACATCGGGTCGGACTACGCGGAGCTGACGGCCGCGCTCGAGGAGTTCGTGCTGCGGGGCGGTAAGCGCCTGCGCCCGGCCTTCGCGTACTGGGGATGGCGCGCCGTGGCCGACCGGCCCGCCGACAGCGGCGTCCTGCTGCTGTTCGCCGCCCTCGAGCTGCTGCACGCCTGCGCCCTGGTGCACGACGACGTCATCGACGCCTCGGCGACCCGCCGCGGCCTGCCCACCGTGCACCGGCTGTTCGCCGACCGCCACGCCGAACACCATTGGCACGGGTCCTCGGAGCAGTTCGGCCTGTCGGCGGCGATCCTGCTCGGCGACCTGTCGCTGGTGTGGGCCGACGACATCGTCGCCTCGGTCGACGTGCCCCGCGACGCGCAGCGCCGGGTGCAGCGGGTCTGGGCCGACATCCGCACCGAGGTGCTTGGCGGGCAGTTCCTCGACATCTTCGCCGAGGCCAGCGGCGCCGTCTCGGTCGCGTCGGCGATGAAGGTCAACACCTACAAGACCGCCTCCTACACGGTGTCGCGGCCGCTGCAGCTGGGCGCCGCCGCGGCCGCCGACCGCCCCGACGTGCAGGAGATCTTCCACCGGCTGGGCACCGACATCGGGGTGGCCTTCCAGCTGCGCGACGACGTCCTCGGGGTGTTCGGCGACCCCGCCGTGACCGGCAAACCCTCGGGTGATGATCTGCGGTCGGGTAAGCGGACGGTGCTGCTGGCCGAGGCCGTCGAACTCGCCGACAAGACCGATCCGCAGGGCGCCGCCCTGTTGCGGTCCTCGATCGGCACCGATCTGAGCGACGCGCAGGTCCGCGAGCTGTGCCTGGTCATCGAATCGGTCGGGGCACTGGCGGCGGTGGAGCAGCGCATCGAGCTGTTGACCCGCGAATCCCTCGAACTGCTGGCCGCCGCCCCGATCGCCCCGCAGGCCAAGACCGGTCTGACCGAACTCGCCAGATTGGCCGCCAACCGGTCCGCCTGA
- the rsmH gene encoding 16S rRNA (cytosine(1402)-N(4))-methyltransferase RsmH — MKLCATSSEPARAAWPLSEPALAYFPDARSAPSDRDLAAGAHSPGVAMEHIPVLLDRCVELLTPALTRRNPDGSGAVLVDATLGAGGHAHRFLTALPGLRLIGLDRDPLALRIAGERLAPFGDRVLLVRTRYDGIDDALARSGPWAGDVCGFLFDLGVSSMQLDRRERGFSYSTDAPLDMRMDSDAPLTAADVVNTFSEKELTRILREYGEERFAGRIAKEIVRRRPLSTTGELVELLYDTIPAPARRTGGHPGKRTFQALRIAVNAELDSLRAALPAALAALDTGGRIVVMAYQSLEDRIVKTEFAAATASRTPPGLPVELPGHEPEFVALTRGAERATPEEIERNPRSAPVRLRALEKVAGRLDTARRDAP, encoded by the coding sequence ATGAAACTCTGCGCGACATCATCTGAACCGGCCCGTGCAGCGTGGCCTCTGTCCGAACCGGCCCTGGCGTACTTCCCCGACGCCAGGTCCGCCCCCTCGGACAGGGACCTCGCTGCAGGGGCACACAGCCCGGGGGTGGCGATGGAGCACATTCCGGTCCTGCTGGATCGTTGCGTCGAGCTGCTCACCCCCGCGCTGACCCGCCGCAACCCGGACGGCAGCGGGGCGGTTCTCGTCGACGCCACCCTGGGCGCGGGCGGACACGCCCACCGATTCCTGACCGCACTGCCCGGACTGCGCCTGATCGGCCTGGACCGCGATCCGCTGGCCCTGCGGATCGCCGGCGAGCGGCTCGCGCCGTTCGGTGACCGGGTGCTGCTGGTACGCACCCGCTACGACGGCATCGACGACGCCCTGGCCCGATCGGGTCCGTGGGCCGGCGACGTCTGCGGATTCCTGTTCGACCTCGGCGTGTCGTCGATGCAACTCGACCGCCGGGAGCGCGGCTTCTCGTACAGCACCGACGCCCCGCTGGACATGCGGATGGACTCCGACGCCCCGCTGACCGCTGCCGACGTGGTCAACACCTTCTCGGAGAAGGAGCTGACCCGCATCCTGCGCGAGTACGGCGAGGAGCGCTTCGCCGGGCGCATCGCCAAGGAGATCGTGCGCCGCAGGCCGCTGTCCACCACCGGTGAACTCGTCGAACTGCTCTACGACACGATCCCCGCTCCGGCCCGCCGCACCGGCGGGCACCCCGGCAAGCGCACCTTCCAGGCGCTGCGCATCGCCGTCAACGCCGAACTGGACTCGCTGCGCGCCGCCCTGCCCGCCGCGCTGGCGGCGCTCGACACCGGCGGCCGGATCGTCGTGATGGCGTACCAGTCGCTGGAAGACCGCATCGTCAAGACCGAGTTCGCCGCGGCGACCGCATCGCGCACCCCGCCCGGCCTGCCCGTCGAATTGCCCGGCCACGAGCCCGAATTCGTCGCGCTCACGCGCGGGGCCGAGAGAGCCACCCCGGAGGAGATCGAACGCAATCCGCGCAGCGCACCCGTCCGGTTGCGCGCACTGGAGAAGGTTGCCGGCAGGCTGGACACGGCCAGAAGGGACGCGCCATGA
- the mraY gene encoding phospho-N-acetylmuramoyl-pentapeptide-transferase, with amino-acid sequence MRQILIAVGLALAVSILLTPVLIRLFTRQGFGHEIREDGPPTHQKKRGTPSMGGVAILAGIWVSYLGTHLVGMAFDGEGPSASGLLVLGLATALGIVGFVDDLIKIRRARNLGLNKTAKTVGILAAALLFGVLALQFGNADGLTPGSPELSYVREIATVTLAPLVFVLFCVVLVSAWSNAVNFTDGLDGLAAGAMAMVCAAYVLITFWQYRNACATSPGLGCYNVRDPLDLALVAAAAAGACIGFLWWNAAPAKIFMGDTGSLALGGIIAGLSVTSRTEILAVVLGALFVAEVTSVVVQILAFRTTGRRVFRMAPFHHHFELVGWAETTVIIRFWLLTAIACGLGVALFYSEWLTAVGA; translated from the coding sequence ATGAGGCAGATCCTCATCGCCGTCGGTCTCGCGCTGGCGGTGTCGATCCTGCTGACGCCGGTGCTCATCCGGCTGTTCACCCGGCAGGGCTTCGGCCATGAGATCCGCGAGGACGGCCCGCCGACCCATCAGAAGAAGCGCGGGACGCCGTCCATGGGCGGGGTGGCGATCCTGGCGGGCATCTGGGTCAGCTACCTCGGCACCCATCTGGTCGGGATGGCCTTCGACGGGGAGGGTCCCTCGGCGTCGGGTCTGCTGGTCCTCGGCCTGGCCACCGCCCTAGGCATCGTCGGCTTCGTCGACGATCTGATCAAGATCCGGCGCGCCCGCAACCTGGGGCTGAACAAGACCGCCAAGACCGTCGGCATCCTGGCGGCCGCACTGCTGTTCGGGGTGCTGGCGCTGCAGTTCGGCAACGCCGACGGGCTCACCCCGGGCAGCCCCGAGCTGTCCTACGTCCGTGAGATCGCGACCGTCACGCTGGCGCCGCTGGTGTTCGTGCTGTTCTGCGTGGTCCTGGTCAGCGCCTGGTCGAACGCGGTGAACTTCACCGACGGGCTCGACGGCCTCGCGGCCGGGGCGATGGCGATGGTGTGTGCGGCGTACGTGCTGATCACGTTCTGGCAGTACCGCAACGCCTGTGCGACCAGCCCCGGTCTCGGCTGCTACAACGTGCGTGACCCGCTGGACCTGGCGCTGGTGGCCGCCGCCGCGGCGGGCGCCTGCATCGGGTTCCTGTGGTGGAACGCCGCACCGGCCAAGATCTTCATGGGCGACACCGGATCGCTGGCGCTCGGCGGCATCATCGCCGGCCTGTCGGTGACCAGCCGCACCGAGATCCTCGCGGTGGTGCTCGGCGCGCTGTTCGTGGCCGAGGTGACCTCGGTGGTGGTGCAGATCCTGGCGTTCCGCACCACCGGCCGGCGGGTGTTCCGGATGGCCCCGTTCCATCACCACTTCGAACTCGTCGGCTGGGCGGAGACCACCGTGATCATCCGGTTCTGGCTGCTCACCGCAATCGCCTGCGGGCTGGGCGTGGCGCTGTTCTACAGCGAGTGGCTCACCGCCGTCGGGGCCTGA
- a CDS encoding UDP-N-acetylmuramoyl-tripeptide--D-alanyl-D-alanine ligase produces the protein MIELTLARVAEIVGGTLADITPEEAAATRITGTVEFDSRAVTPGGLFLALPGARSDGHDFAAAAVAAGAAGVLAARPVGVPAVIAPPAQAAEGASVLEYDTDGAGAAVLAALARLAAAVAEELVAGGLRIIGITGSSGKTSTKDLVAAVLAPLGEVVAPPGSFNNELGHPWTVLRADRSTDFLVLEMSARHRGNIAELARIAPPSIAVVLNVGTAHLGEFGSREAIAATKSELPQAVPASGVVILNADDSSVAAMAEVTAARVVRVSRDREADVWADAAALDELARPRFTLHAAGGEVPVALAVHGDHQVSNALCAAAVALECGATLDQVAEALAGAGPVSRHRMQVSTRADGVTVVNDAYNANPDSMRAGLKALAWMARSGSDSAGAPRRSWAVLGEMAELGDDSISEHDNIGRLAVRLDVSRLIVVGTGRSASAMHQGAVMEGSWGAEATRVADADAALALLREELQPGDVVLVKASNSAGLGTLADALVQDAERDGTTAR, from the coding sequence GTGATCGAACTGACCCTGGCCCGGGTGGCCGAGATCGTCGGCGGCACGCTCGCCGACATCACCCCCGAGGAGGCCGCCGCGACCCGGATCACCGGCACCGTGGAATTCGACTCGCGCGCGGTGACCCCCGGCGGGTTGTTCCTGGCGCTGCCGGGTGCGCGTTCGGACGGGCACGACTTCGCCGCCGCGGCCGTCGCCGCGGGTGCGGCGGGGGTGCTGGCCGCCCGTCCGGTCGGGGTGCCCGCCGTCATCGCCCCGCCCGCGCAGGCCGCAGAGGGTGCCAGTGTGCTCGAGTACGACACCGACGGTGCGGGTGCCGCGGTGCTCGCGGCCCTGGCGCGGCTGGCCGCGGCCGTCGCCGAAGAGCTCGTCGCGGGCGGGCTGCGGATCATCGGGATCACCGGATCGTCGGGGAAGACCTCGACGAAGGATCTGGTGGCCGCCGTGCTCGCCCCTCTCGGCGAGGTGGTCGCCCCGCCCGGCTCGTTCAACAACGAACTCGGCCATCCGTGGACGGTGCTGCGCGCCGACCGGTCGACGGACTTCCTGGTCCTGGAGATGTCGGCTCGGCACCGCGGCAACATCGCCGAGCTGGCGCGGATCGCGCCGCCGTCGATCGCGGTGGTGCTCAACGTCGGCACCGCCCACCTCGGCGAGTTCGGCTCCCGCGAGGCGATCGCGGCCACCAAATCCGAACTGCCGCAAGCAGTCCCGGCCTCCGGTGTGGTGATCCTCAACGCCGACGACAGTTCGGTCGCCGCGATGGCCGAGGTGACCGCCGCCCGCGTCGTGCGCGTGTCCCGAGACCGCGAGGCCGATGTCTGGGCGGATGCGGCGGCACTCGACGAACTCGCCCGCCCCCGCTTCACCCTGCACGCGGCGGGCGGTGAGGTACCGGTGGCGCTGGCCGTCCACGGCGACCACCAGGTGTCGAATGCGCTGTGCGCGGCCGCCGTCGCCCTCGAATGCGGCGCCACCCTCGACCAGGTGGCCGAGGCGCTCGCCGGCGCCGGTCCGGTGTCGCGGCACCGTATGCAGGTGAGCACGCGCGCCGACGGTGTCACCGTCGTCAACGACGCCTACAACGCCAACCCGGACTCCATGCGGGCCGGCCTCAAGGCACTCGCCTGGATGGCCCGGTCCGGCAGCGATTCAGCCGGGGCGCCACGCCGGAGTTGGGCCGTGCTCGGCGAGATGGCCGAACTCGGCGACGACTCGATATCCGAGCACGACAACATCGGCCGGCTGGCGGTGCGCTTAGATGTGTCACGACTCATCGTCGTCGGAACCGGGAGGTCAGCGAGCGCCATGCATCAGGGGGCGGTCATGGAGGGATCGTGGGGGGCGGAGGCCACCCGGGTCGCCGACGCCGACGCCGCGCTGGCCCTGTTGCGTGAGGAACTGCAGCCCGGCGACGTCGTGTTGGTGAAGGCGTCGAACTCGGCAGGCCTCGGCACGCTGGCGGATGCGCTCGTCCAGGACGCCGAGCGCGACGGGACCACCGCCCGATGA
- a CDS encoding UDP-N-acetylmuramoyl-L-alanyl-D-glutamate--2,6-diaminopimelate ligase — protein MKLRPSQPAGHPLDALAEQVHAVPAAGVPVPAIRVTGVTLRGQDAVAGDLFAALPGSSAHGARFVAEAVAGGAVAVLTDTAGAAMLGADPAVPVLVHPDPRAVLGELASTVYGHPSRQLRVVGVTGTSGKTTTTYLIEAGLRAADRVAGLIGTVGIRIDGRDQPSALTTPEAPDLQALLAVMVEQGADTVVMEVSSHALTLGRVDGVHFAAGGFTNLSRDHLDFHPTMEDYFEAKARLFDPRSTTHADVSVVCVDDDAGRAMATRAHRAVTVSAAGRPADWRAEDIRAVESGAQEFTAVDPAGVHHGLRIGLPGHYNVANCLLAAALLDAVDVSPEQAAPGLRTATVPGRLEAVDRGQEFLALVDYAHKPGALRAVLETLRGQTTGRIAVVFGAGGNRDAGKREPMGGVAAELADLVVVTDDNPRDEDPAVIRSAIVAGARAVGGGAEIVEIGDRREAIGHAVRWARSGDVVLVAGKGHETGQTAHGVTRPFDDRVELAELLEKRG, from the coding sequence ATGAAGCTGCGCCCCAGCCAACCCGCCGGGCACCCGCTCGACGCCCTCGCCGAGCAGGTCCACGCGGTCCCCGCCGCCGGAGTCCCGGTTCCCGCCATCCGGGTCACCGGGGTCACGCTGCGCGGTCAGGACGCCGTGGCCGGCGACCTGTTCGCCGCCCTACCCGGATCGTCGGCGCACGGCGCCCGGTTCGTCGCCGAGGCGGTCGCCGGCGGCGCCGTGGCGGTGCTGACCGACACCGCCGGGGCCGCGATGCTCGGCGCGGATCCGGCGGTCCCGGTGCTCGTGCACCCCGACCCGCGGGCCGTCCTCGGTGAACTCGCGTCCACCGTGTACGGCCACCCGTCGCGGCAGCTGCGCGTCGTCGGCGTGACCGGCACCTCGGGCAAGACCACCACCACCTATCTCATCGAGGCCGGTCTGCGGGCCGCCGACCGGGTGGCCGGGCTGATCGGCACCGTCGGCATCCGGATCGACGGCCGTGACCAGCCCAGCGCGCTGACCACGCCGGAAGCGCCGGATCTGCAGGCTCTGCTCGCCGTGATGGTCGAACAGGGCGCCGACACCGTGGTGATGGAGGTGTCCAGCCACGCGTTGACGCTGGGCCGGGTCGACGGTGTGCACTTCGCCGCGGGCGGCTTCACCAACTTGTCGCGCGACCACCTCGACTTCCATCCGACGATGGAGGACTACTTCGAGGCCAAGGCACGGCTGTTCGACCCGCGCTCCACCACGCATGCGGACGTCTCGGTGGTGTGCGTCGACGACGACGCGGGGCGGGCGATGGCCACCCGCGCCCACCGGGCGGTGACGGTCAGCGCGGCAGGCCGGCCCGCCGACTGGCGGGCCGAGGACATCCGTGCGGTCGAGTCAGGCGCGCAGGAGTTCACCGCCGTCGACCCGGCCGGCGTGCACCACGGGCTGCGCATCGGCCTCCCCGGCCACTACAACGTCGCCAACTGCCTGCTGGCCGCCGCACTGCTCGACGCCGTCGACGTGTCGCCGGAGCAGGCCGCACCAGGTCTGCGCACGGCGACCGTGCCCGGCCGGCTCGAGGCCGTGGACCGCGGTCAGGAGTTCCTGGCCCTGGTGGACTACGCGCACAAACCCGGCGCGCTGCGCGCGGTGCTGGAGACGCTGCGCGGCCAGACCACCGGGCGCATCGCCGTGGTGTTCGGCGCCGGCGGCAACCGGGACGCCGGGAAGCGCGAACCGATGGGCGGGGTCGCCGCCGAACTGGCCGACCTCGTCGTCGTCACCGACGACAACCCCCGCGACGAGGATCCGGCCGTCATCCGGTCGGCCATCGTGGCAGGTGCCCGCGCCGTCGGGGGCGGCGCCGAGATCGTCGAGATCGGCGACCGGCGTGAGGCGATCGGACACGCGGTGCGGTGGGCGCGATCCGGCGACGTGGTGCTGGTCGCGGGCAAGGGCCACGAAACAGGCCAGACCGCACACGGGGTGACCCGCCCGTTCGACGACCGCGTCGAACTGGCCGAACTGTTGGAGAAGCGCGGGTGA